A window of Verrucomicrobiota bacterium genomic DNA:
ACTTTGGAACGGCATGGGACTGGAACGCTGGTTTGAAAAGTTTTTTTCCAAGGTTAAAAATGTGCCCGGGGTGGTGGTGACAGAGGGGATCGAGCCTATGGGGATTTCGGAAGGGTCCTATACGGGGAAGCCGAACCCTCACTCGTGGATGAGTCCGGCCAACGCCATCATATATGTGGAGAATATCCGCAAGGCTCTGGTCAAAGTAGATCCGGCCAATGAAAAAAAATACAATGCCAATGCGGCCGCCTATGTCGCGAAATTAAAGGCTGTGGATGAACCCATCCGAAAAAAACTCGAGGTGATTCCTGCGGATCAAAGGTGGTTGGTCTCAAGTGAAGGGGCCTTTTCCTATCTCATCCGAAATTACGACATGAAGGAACTTTACCTATGGCCTGTGAATGCCGATGCAGAGGGGACACCCCAGCAGATTCAAAAGGTCGTTGATACGGTTAGAAAAAACAAGATTCCCGTCGTCTTTTCCGAGAGTACCATCAGCGACAAACCCATGAAACAGGTGGCCAAGGAGACAGGCTCCCGTTTTGGAGGCACCCTGTATGTGGATTCCCTGACGGACCAGTCCGGCCCCGCCCCGACGTATCTCAAGCTTCTCGAATATAATGCGGAAACGATACTCAAAGGATTCCTAGGGAAATAGCCCACTTGATTTTGAGACCAGCACCATGACCCAAACGCTCCCCGCATTTACCGTTGATGTCAGCCATGTCAGTGTGACGTATAATAACGGACAGACGGCACTACAAGATGCCTCCTTTCTTTTGGAGGCCGGTACCATTTGCGCATTAGTGGGGATCAATGGGAGCGGCAAATCCACCCTTTTCAAATCCATCATGGGTTTTGTCCGTCCCACTCGCGGGACGGTGCTTATCGCCGGTGAACCAGTCCGTGTGGCCCAGAAAAAAAACTGGGTAGCGTACGTCCCCCAGTCGGAGGAGGTGGATTGGAGTTTTCCTGTGAGTGTCTGGGACGTCGTGATGATGGGGCGGTACGGGCACATGAATTTTATGCGGATCCCGCGCGCTCAGGACAGGCAGATTGTAATGGAGAGCCTAGAGCGGGTGAAAATGCAGGATTTCCAAAAACGTCAGATCGGGGAACTCTCCGGAGGACAGAAAAAGCGCGTGTTTCTGGCACGTGCCCTCGCCCAGCGGGGGCGGATCATGCTTTTGGATGAACCCTTCACAGGGGTCGATGTGCAGACGGAATCAGCGATTATTGATCTGTTGCGAGAACTGCGCGGGCAGGGGCACATTATCTTGGTCTCTACCCATAATCTGGGAAGTGTGCCGGATTTTTGTGACCGGGTCGTATTGATCAATAAAACGATTCTCGCTTACGGTGCCACCTCCCAGGTATTCACTCAGGAAAACCTTGCCCGAGCCTTTGGGGGTGTCCTCAGGCATTTTAAACTGGATGAATCGACAATAGATGACGGTGACGGACGTTGTGTGACTTTGTTAACAGATGATGAAAGACCGGTGGTTTTTGGAAAGGGCGGCCATCTGGAATACAAGCAGCCCGCTCACAAGGATGAGAAAAAATGATGGAGACATGGCTCATCCCATTTAGTTACACCTATATGATCAAGGCGATGATGGTCAGTGCTCTGATTGGCGGGGTATGTGCGATTTTATCTTGTTTTATGACACTCAAGGGCTGGTCGTTGATGGGGGACGCCCTATCCCATTCCATTGTGCCGGGGGTATCGATTGCCTATATCATCGGACTACCCTTTTCAGTGGGGGCCTTTGTTGCGGGGATACTGGCGGCCGGTGGCATGGCCTTTGTGAAATCAAACACTCGCATCCGGGAGGATGCGGTCATTGGCATTGTCTTTACGACTTTTTTTGCATTTGGTCTGCTGTTAATCTCTCTCTTCCCGAGCAATGTCAGCCTCAAAAGCATTGTATTTGGTAATATCCTCGGCATCTCGGATGAGGATATCTGGCAGGTGGTATGGATTTCGGGTGTGACCCTTCTGGTCATCGGCCTCAAATGGAAGGATCTCCTGCTCTACTGTTTTGATGCTAATCACGCACGCAGCATGGGCATTAATGCCGATTTTCTCCATATGCTGTTTCTGACCCTGATGGCAGCAACGGCGGTAGCAGCCCTTCAAACGGTCGGGGCGTGTCTGGTGGTGGCCATGTTAGTGACTCCTGGGGCGACGGCATATCTTTTGACGGATCGATTTAGTACCATGTTAGCCATTGCCTGTACGATGGGAGTGATGAGTTCCCTAGTGGGCGTTTATGTCAGTTATTATTTTAACGGGTCCACCGGAGGATGTATTGTCGTCCTGCAGACACTCATTTTCATTGGGGTCTTTGTATTTTCCCGGAAATACGGTGTGCTTTCCGTCTGGTTAAAACGTCGCCGGGTCATAAGGACATTGTCAAAAGCATGACGGATTCCATTTCATTTCTGGCTCCATTCCAGTACGAGTTCATGATCCGGGCGATGATTGTGGGGGCCTTGGTGGGGACTGTCTGTGCGACACTTTCATGTTTTTTGATTCTCAAGGGATGGTCACTGATGGGAGATGCGATTTCGCATGCGGTCCTACCCGGGATTGTCATCGCCTATGTGGTGGGGGTGCCCCTGGCACTGGGCGCCTTTTGCTCCGGACTTTTTTGCGCAAGTGCCACGGGATATATTAAAGAAAACAGCCGCATCAAGGAGGATGCCGTCATGGGAATCGTATTTACCGGACTCTTTGCTTTAGGGCTGATCTTGGTCAGCAAGGTGGAGGCGGACATTCATCTGATGCATGTCCTTTTCGGAAGCCTCTTGGGCATTTCCGAGAGCGATGTCATCCAGACGTCAATTGTCGCGGGAGTGACCCTGCTGGTGGTAGTGCTGATGCGCAAGGATCTTCTGCTCTATTGTTTTGATGCTAACCATGCGCGTAGTATCGGACTCAATGTGCGCGTGCTGCATTATGTACTGCTATCACTTCTGGCAGCCACCATCGTCGCCTCGCTTCAAGCGGTAGGCATCATCATGGTCATTGCTCTACTGATCACACCCGGAGCCATTGCCTATTTACTGAGTGACCGCTTTGGAGTGATGATATGGATCGCCATCGGGAGTGCTGTTTTTTCCTGCCTCGCAGGGGTGTATGTCAGTTTCTTCATCAACGGATCGACTTCCGGCTGCATCGTGCTGATGCTAGGGATCATCTTCGTACTGGCCATGATATTTGCCCCCAAACACGGTCTCATTGTCCGTGGGCGATGGCGCAAGAGCCACGTGAAGCCGTGGAGTGATCAGGAGAACGCGGCCAAACCGACCTAGTCGATATTCTTCTCCCCAGTTTGATCTGCGCATTGTCAAAATGACCCCGTCCGGTGAAGCCTCCGAGGATTAGATTTTTTGACCTCAAGCTGAAATGATGGTTTAAAAGAGGGGGGGGAAATCATTCTCGTCCGGTGACCTTGCGCGAATGGCCGTGAGCCGATCACAAAAAAAGCCCCGTGCAAATTGCGCGGGGCTTTGGAGAGTAAAACTTTGTTTTAAGAATGACTTTATATCAAGCGGGAAGCTCTTCCCCGAGTTGCCAACGGACAAAACGACGGATACTGATGGTTTCCCCGGCGGCTTTACTGACATTGGCCATGTGTTCCTTGACTGTGATGTCAGGGCTTTTTACGAAGGCTTGGTCCAAGAGGGCCACACCCGCGAGGAATTTATTTACCTTACCTTCGATAATCTTGTCGATAGCAGCGGCGGGTTTGTCTTTAACCTGTTCCCTAAAAACGATTTTCTCGCGTTCGATAAGTGCTTGATCGACTTCGTCACGTGAGACGACCAAAGGGGCACTGGCGGCGATATGTAAAGTGATGTCTTTGACGAAATCACGGAAAGCACCCGTGGTAACGGATTGATCGGATTCGCAACCGACCTCGATCAAGACACCCACCTTTGCGCCCAAATGGATATAACTTGCGATCAGGCCTTTGCCTTGGAGGTCATACTTCAAAACGCGGCGGACAGCGATATTCTCTCCGAGTTTTGAGACTACGGTGACGCATTTTTCCTTAAAATCGGCCTCAGGATTCACCAGAATAGTTTCCCCGACTTCTTTAACAAAAGTCTGGAAATCGGTATTCCGCGCGACGAAATCAGTTTCGCAATTCACCTCACACAAGGCACCGGCGTCACCACCAGCTTTGATCGCGGCGGCAATCACCCCTTCATTGGTATCACGGGATGATTTTTTGTCCGCGCTGGCCTGCCCGCGTTTGCGGAGCTCGAGGATCGCTTCCTCAATATCGCCATTGGTGGCGATCAAGGCTTTTTTGCAATCCATCATACTGGCATTGGTCTTGGCACGGAGTTCCCCGACCAGTTTTGCCGGGATTTCAATGGTTCCTGCTGACATAAATTTTATTCCTTTTTTATTAAATTAAAAAATCAAGGGGCCGGCACTATCCCGGCCAGCCAATTATGCCGAAACTGCTTCGATCTCGGAGACTTCCACGACTTCGACGACTTCTTCACCGGGCTTGGAAGAAACTGGTTTTGTGCGTTTCTTTGGGGCATTCTTGCGGGCTTCAGCCACGGTATTAGCCAAGGCATCAATAATGATTTTGATCGAGCGGATGGCATCGTCATTACCGGCAATCGGGTAATTCACCGCTTCCGGATTCACATTCGTATCGACAATGGCGACGACGGGAATATTCAGGCGTCTGGCTTCAGCCAGTGCGATTTGCTCGTAATTAACATCAACAACAACCATGGCGCCGGGTTGACCGTCCATCTGACGGATACCGTCGAGGTTACGGTGGAGCTTCTCGCTCTCGTGACGGTGCATGGATTGTTCTTTTTTGGTGAGTAAATTTGTGCGTCCGTCCTTGTCCATGCCGTCGAGTTCATTCAGGCGGTTGATACTGCGTCGGATCGTTTTGAGATTGGTCAACATCCCGCCGAGCCAACGTTCCACAACAAAGGGGGAACCGGAATTTTCAGCGGCTTGTTTGACGACTTCTTTGGCTTGTTTCTTTGTCCCGACAAAAAGCACATCTCCACCACCTTGGGCGATCGAGCGGAGGAAATCCTGGGCAGCAACAATTTGCTCCACGGTATGGGAAAGATTGATAATATGGATGCCGTTACGGGCTTCAAAGATGAGGCCTTTCATTTTCGGATTCCAACGGCGTGTTTGGTGTCCAAAATGGACGCCGGCTTCGATGAGGTCTTTAATATCGATTTTTGACATATATTTATTTTTCTCTCGTTTATCCCGCCTTAATGAAATTCAAATAAGGGGTTCGGTTATCTACCGAATACATTTTTGTTGTTGTGCAACCATAGGTTGCGTTCTGACGAAAGAAGACTTGCTCTTTTAAGGCCGACCGGCCAAATGAATGATTCTTTTCTCGCTCCCTGTATAAAGGGGTGTATTTCCCCCTTAAAAGGAACTGCTAGCTCTACCAGCTACAATATAGAATGCAAGTGGGAATTACTGTAAAAACAAGTGAGTCAACACGCCATGAGAAAATGGATGGAACCCTTTATTCCTAATAATCCGAATAAAAGACGATCCAGGCAGAATCACAGAGACTGGATATGATTTGTTTCCCCCGTAGATTACCTACCAAAGGCAAATTAGATAATATACCTCAAAAAGATTATTATGCTTAATTTATATTGACTTAATATTTGCTCCTTAAAAGTCATAAATAAAGCCTTTACAAGTATAAGAGATAAATCTAAAGTCTTTTCTAATAGCAATTTGTGTAAAAAGTCAAAGATGATGAATCCCGGCAAAACCACATTAACCGTCTTCTCAGCTATCGTCTGTTATTGTATCACTGTATCCGTTAGTCTTGCTTTACCGACACAAAACTCTAATACCGTGGTCGTCGATGGGAAAGAAATCGAGATCGTATCCGTTCCACAAAGCTCGACTAATGCAGTGGCCGTGAGCTTGGATAACCTGCTAGAGGCCAAAGCATCAGAGGCACCGCAGGCAGCCATTCCTGAGCCTGGAACCACCGAGATTGAATCTAGCGAGAAACCCCAAAGTATCACCGTGCAAGGGCAAAAAGTCATGGAAGTGGCCAGTATTACTCCATCTGCACCACCTCAAATCACCACTGAATCAGCCGCACAAACTACCTTGAATAGCCCCAGTAGTGCTACATTACCGGAAATCCCCTCGACACCTGCCCAAGACATTGTGGAAAAAGTAGCCAGTGTCCCTTTCGATGAAAAAGAGCTTAAAGCCCGTGTGGACGATCTGCTCAAAGGAGCCGAGACTTCCATTAAAAAGGCTGCCGAATCTGCCCAAACCCGCGAAAATATGACGGGGGAGTCCCGCCCTGAAAAGCCAGTGATTAAAACCACGGAAACAACCAATCCTCCCGAATCAACCGTCCAGAAAAAACCTGTGATTGTCACAGAAAAAAAAGTCGAGAAACAAGAAATTCCTATTGATTTGACCCCTTCAAAAGCTCCAGAAATTATTACCGAAGACATCTTACTCACAGAGAAACAAGAAACTCTAAAAGTCAATCGTTATCCTTGGAAGAGAAATATTCAAACGACCGTTTTCTGGGTAGGGGAACCCCCGAGTGCCAATGTGCCGAAAAGCAGTTGTAACACGATGAGCGCTTGGGATATGAACTGGGTAAGGAATTTCGGTGGATTTGATGATCCAAACAGGCGTAACGGCTTCTTCCCCGCCCGTTTCCAGCCTAAACAAAATCCTTTCTACATTGCCCTGCCTTTTAATGACATGAAAGGGGGTAGACACAAACCGATTTCACAAAAAGTAATTCCCTGGTTTAAAGATGAATATATCGCCCGGAATATTTCAGTTTGTAAAGGCCGCTGGTTAGCTATCCGTTATAAAGGGCGGACTTGTTATGCCCAATGGGAGGACGTCGGGCCGTTTGAACATGACCATCCTGAGTATGTATTTGGAAAATCCCGGCCCCGGCCGAACCGGAATAAAAATGCAGGACTCGATATCTCCCCCGCCGCGCGCGACTACCTCGGCTTAGACGGGGCTTGTTACGCAGATTGGAAATTTGTGGAAGATGAAGAAGTTCCTGCTGGTCCTTGGAAAAAAATCGTGAATATACGAGCCAGTATCATGGCCAAGCTCGAAAGCCAAAAGAAGCGTTCTACCAATAATTAGCCTCTATTGACGGCCTGCCAGAGTGTCGATTGCATTTTAGATAAAAAGGCCTGCTAGACGGGGATCTGTTTCAATAATCCGAATAATTTCCGGCACACAATCGCGTTCATCCAATATCGTATAAAAATCTTTTTTAATCCCGGGAGCCATCCTGAAAGCTTCCACCCAATCGTTTTGATTAAAGGGGGTGGCCCTTGGCACATCCCAAAAGCCAGTATCATCAAAAAGCTGGGCGATGCGGTCAGCCCCTTTGCCTTGTAACTGGCTGACCAGATATGTCGCCATACCCACCTGGATGCCATGCATTTGAGGGGTCGCGGAAATCCTGTCCAGAGCATGGGAAACAAGATGCTCACTCCCACTGGCCGGGCGAGAGGAACCGCACATCTCCATTGCGATGCCATTGAGCATGAGTGCCGTCCCCAATAAACGGATCCCGTCTAAGTCGTGCTCCGGCCTCGCCATGAATTGAAAGACGGTCGCATCAGATAAAAGGGCGGAAAAATCGTCGATCTGTGTGCCGTTCTTTTTAAAGGCAAGTTTCCAGTCGCAGACCGCTGTTATTTTGGAGACAAGGTCTCCGATACCCGACCACCATAAAATCTTTGGAGCCTTGAGGCACACCTCCGTATCAATGACCACACCGTAGGGCATAGCAGCGGGAAAAGATTTCTTCTTATGCTCATAATCAAGGCTGGATTGGGGACTGCAAAATCCGTCGTTGGATAACGCGGTCGGGACGGAAATGAATGGAATCCGCGAAAGGAATGCCACATATTTGGCGACATCCAGAGCTTTGCCTCCCCCGAAAGCGATCATCGCATCCGCATGCGCAGGCAAGCTAAGGAATATTTCCTGGGCATGCTCAAAATCAGAGGAAAGGATACCCGTCGACAGGAGCACCTCGATCCCTTCAGCATGCAGGGAGGACCGGACCCTCTCCACCAAGGCTGCGTCGAGCTCTTGACTATGGCAGACGATTACCTTGAGAAAATGATTCCGCCGAGCATACACACCCAAGCGGTCAAGAGCCCCCGGTTTTATCCGGACTAAAGTGGGAATGAATATCGAGGTATTTCTAAGCATCAATCTTTGGTATGCATGAAATCAGGATTTTTAGCAATTGACTAAGACACAGCCCGTGCAAATTGCGCTACGAGCTCAGGCGAGATTTCTGGCGTTTCTGGAAATGTACGGTGGCAGCGGAAACCCCTTGATACAGATCCTCGGAAGTAAATGGTTTATCGACAATTGCTGCCACATCAAGGGACTTCAGTAGATTCTCATGATCCCCGACATAACCAGACACCACTACCATGGCAGGGCGCTCGGAGACAGGCATATTTTCATTCATTTTCTGGATCATTTCAATACCGCCCATCACGGGCATACTCAAGTCGGTAACAACAGCCTCAAAACGACCTTTCAGAATCATCTCCAAACCCTCTTGCCCATTCGAGGCTTGTTCAATCAAAAAACCTTTCCGGCTCAAAACTTCAGTGACTACCTTGCGGACGAGTAATTCATCATCGACGACAAGTATCTTGCCGGAAGCCGATATGGCTTGAAGCGGGCGGTTGGGCGATTGGATGAGGAAAGAAACGGTAAAAGTCGTGCCTGCATCTGCTTCACTGGTGACTTCGATCGTCCCTCCGTGCTCTTGGATAATTGAATTACACACGCTCAAACCAAGGCCTGTTCCGTTGATTTTCGCTTGTGGTGTACTGCCTTGTGCACTGGCTCCTTTAGTCGTGAAAAAGGGATCAAAAATGGAACCCATATGTTCCCGGGATATTCCACAACCATTATCCTGAATAAGGACTGCCATGCGTCCATTTTCATATTTACTCGTGACTTTAACCTTTTTATCCGTGATCCCGGCCAAAGCATGCTGCGCATTCACTAATAAATTCATAAAGACATGGCTTAATTTATCCGGATCCATTAAGTAATCCGGAATATCTCTCAGGTCTTTTTCTAATGAAATCCTGTCATTTTTATATTCATACTCCAAAATCCTGATCGTCTGTTCTAAGACCTGATTAAGGGAGCTTAACTGGTGTATGGGTTTTTTTTGCCGGGCAAAAGTCAGGAGATCCTTAACAATCACATTGGCCTTTTTGGATGCCTCCATTGTGGTATTTAAGTATTCCCTGCACTTACCGGACAAACTGGGATCTCCCAAGACCATTTCGACAGTGCCCATGATAATTGCCAGTAAGTTATTGAATTGATGGGCTGTCCCGGCCGCCAAGGTTCCTACCGCGGCGAGTTTTTCCGTGCGCACGAGCATTGTTTCTTGTTTTTTGACTTCCGTAATGTCCCGGCCGATACCGACAAGGCCGATCAGGTTACCCGCAATATCCCTGAGCGGGATTTTTGTCGTCAGGATGATTTGATGCTGTTGGCTGGACTTGTCATAACACTCATTTAGGAATGTTTCCATGTGCCCCTGCTTCAAAACCCTCTGTTCTTCAGCTAATAACTTGTCGGCGACATCGGCAGGAAAATTATCATGGTCGGTGCGCCCGACAAAATCCTCCATTTTTTTAAATCCTGCACCACGGACAGCCGATTTATTAGCCATCAGGATACGGCTATCGAGATCTTTGATATAAATATAATCAGGAATATGATCGATCAACATCTGGAGCAAGGCGAGTTTCTGGTTGAGTTCTTCACGGACCTTTTGCAGCTCTGTCACGTCCCGATTAATCCCCAAAGTCCCGATGACATTCCCGGCAGTATCACGGTAGGGGATTTTTGTCCTAAAAATATAAGTCTTCGTACCGTCGCTTGCCTGATGCCATTCTTCCTGATTAATTATCGGACAGTCACTGTCCATGATCTTCATTTCTTCTGCTTTGAATTTCGTAGCGAGATCTGAAGAATTAAAATCAAAATCCGTTTTACCGATGATTTCATTAATACTCTCAACTCCCAAGGCGCGACATAAATCCTTATTCCCCAGAATGAACCGGGAATCATTATCTTTTAAGTAAATGGCATCGGGCAGCGCATCAATAACCGTTTGAAGCAACTTCAATCTTTCTTCGGCTTCCTCTTGGAGGTTTTTCAGCTCGGTAATATCACGGTTGATCCCCAATATTCCCACAATGGCACCGTCATGGTCGCGATAGGGAATTTTACTTTTAAGAAGCTCGTGCTTTTGACCATTTGAATCCCAGTAGGAATTTGAAACATTAAACAACGGCATACCGGTTTCGATCATTCTTTTTTCTTCGGCAACGTAAATATCCGCCTCTTCCGGGGGATGAAAATCATAATCATCCGTCCCGATAAGGACTGTAGGATCGGACAATCCAAATCTTTTTGCATAAGTCCCGTTAGCAAATGCAATCTTATGATTCAGGTCTTTCAGGCAAATCATATCAGGGAGGGATTCGATCAGGGTATGCAAAAGCTCCAAACGGTCAGCGGCTTCCTGTTGGACGACTTTTATATCAGTAATATCCCGGCTCACTCCCAAAATTCCGGTTATTTTCCCTGTCGCGTCAAAATAAGGTAATTTAGTCGTGAGGATATGCCTGATTTTATCATTAATAATAAAACTTTCTTCCTTATTAATGAGGGGTTTCCCGTCGGATATAATATTGAGTTCCTCCTGCCTGTATATGTCCGCCTGCTGTGGAGAGAATAACTCCTCATCGTTTTTACCAATGAGTAACTCTTTGCTGGAATTACCCGTCCATTCCTGAAGGGTCTTATTTAAAAGAATAAACCGCGACTCTGTATCCTTTAGATAAATGGCTTCCGGCAGGCAATCCAATACTTTCTGGAGCAAATCCCTTTGTGTTGAAGCATTCTCCTCGGCCTGTTTTAAGGAAGTGATATCTTGGGTGACCCCCATGATTCCGGCGACTTGTCCATGTGAGTCGATATATGGCACCTTGGTCGTTAATAGCCACATGGATGTCCCGTCGGGAAAAATGGTCCGCTCCTCTTTATCAACTATCGGTTTGAGAGTACGCATGACCTCCAGCTCGTCCCTGCGGTAATCATCGGCCATTTGAGGAGTGCAAAAATCTTTGTCACTTTTCCCCAATAATTCCTTTTCCGGCAAATAACAGAGCTGGCAAAGATGTTTGTTGACCATGATAAAACGCGAATCAATATCTTTTACATAAAATGAATCTGGCAATGCATCCAATGCCGTTTTCAGGATGGCCAGTTGTCCCTCCGCCTGATGGCGGGCCTCGATCAGGTCTGTGATATCACGATTGATCCCTAATATCCCGGTCACATTCCCTTGGGTGTCAAGGTAAGGGAATTTCGACTTCAAGATCACCCTCTGACTGTCTTGCTTATCCTTGAAAAAATTCTTTAAATTTAGCAGGGGGATTTTGCCCTCCATAATATCTAACTCTTCCTGCCGGTAAATATCTGCTTCATCTTTGGGATGAAGATCATGATCCGTTTTACCGATGATCTCTGATTGAGAGGAAAATCCAAAATGTCGGCAAATGGCCTCATTAGCAATGATGATATGGCCATCTTTATCTTTCAAATAAACGGCATCAGGCATGGCTTCTAAGAGTGTCTGAAAAAGCTTTAATCTCTCTTGGGCTGCCGATTCAGCTTTTTGCAAATCAGAAACATCCCGGCTGTTATCCCATGATACCTGTAATCGGGCATTTTTCTCTTGGAGTTCGGCAATTTGTTTTTCAAGCTGGCGCAAACGCTCGGCAGGATCGGGATAATCCGAATTATCCCCTGCACTCCCGTTATGAAGATCATGTAGCGGAGAGAGTTTATCCGCATCGCCCCCGAGTTTAGACTGGTCAGTACTCATGAAAATAAAACTCTCTTTTGATAAATCATCAATATTCAGATACCCTATCGTTTAGGCAACCTTTAAAAATATTGCATAACCGATCAAACCCACTGATATATTGATCAATATCCTACCCGATGATATTATGCTACAACAGCGGGAACATATTAAATTTTAGTCCTGACGTTGATCAATAATCAACTCCTAAAATGAGGATTTTTTATAAGAAATCCCCCCTCTACAGGACATAAAGAGTCTGAAAAACAGGGCGCTTTTATTCTAAATACCTTTAATTACTCAAACAGGGCGTGTGGAAAAATAACGGCGGGTCTCACTTGCGATAACCCCACTTAGAAGGAACATGGCAATTAAATTCGGGATAGCCATTAATCCATTCATCATATCCGAGAAATTCCATACGGCATCACTTTTCCACACGCAACCGATAAAAACGGCCAGCACCCAGAGAATCCGGTAGAATTTGATCGCTTTGAGG
This region includes:
- a CDS encoding PAS domain-containing protein, with the translated sequence MSTDQSKLGGDADKLSPLHDLHNGSAGDNSDYPDPAERLRQLEKQIAELQEKNARLQVSWDNSRDVSDLQKAESAAQERLKLFQTLLEAMPDAVYLKDKDGHIIIANEAICRHFGFSSQSEIIGKTDHDLHPKDEADIYRQEELDIMEGKIPLLNLKNFFKDKQDSQRVILKSKFPYLDTQGNVTGILGINRDITDLIEARHQAEGQLAILKTALDALPDSFYVKDIDSRFIMVNKHLCQLCYLPEKELLGKSDKDFCTPQMADDYRRDELEVMRTLKPIVDKEERTIFPDGTSMWLLTTKVPYIDSHGQVAGIMGVTQDITSLKQAEENASTQRDLLQKVLDCLPEAIYLKDTESRFILLNKTLQEWTGNSSKELLIGKNDEELFSPQQADIYRQEELNIISDGKPLINKEESFIINDKIRHILTTKLPYFDATGKITGILGVSRDITDIKVVQQEAADRLELLHTLIESLPDMICLKDLNHKIAFANGTYAKRFGLSDPTVLIGTDDYDFHPPEEADIYVAEEKRMIETGMPLFNVSNSYWDSNGQKHELLKSKIPYRDHDGAIVGILGINRDITELKNLQEEAEERLKLLQTVIDALPDAIYLKDNDSRFILGNKDLCRALGVESINEIIGKTDFDFNSSDLATKFKAEEMKIMDSDCPIINQEEWHQASDGTKTYIFRTKIPYRDTAGNVIGTLGINRDVTELQKVREELNQKLALLQMLIDHIPDYIYIKDLDSRILMANKSAVRGAGFKKMEDFVGRTDHDNFPADVADKLLAEEQRVLKQGHMETFLNECYDKSSQQHQIILTTKIPLRDIAGNLIGLVGIGRDITEVKKQETMLVRTEKLAAVGTLAAGTAHQFNNLLAIIMGTVEMVLGDPSLSGKCREYLNTTMEASKKANVIVKDLLTFARQKKPIHQLSSLNQVLEQTIRILEYEYKNDRISLEKDLRDIPDYLMDPDKLSHVFMNLLVNAQHALAGITDKKVKVTSKYENGRMAVLIQDNGCGISREHMGSIFDPFFTTKGASAQGSTPQAKINGTGLGLSVCNSIIQEHGGTIEVTSEADAGTTFTVSFLIQSPNRPLQAISASGKILVVDDELLVRKVVTEVLSRKGFLIEQASNGQEGLEMILKGRFEAVVTDLSMPVMGGIEMIQKMNENMPVSERPAMVVVSGYVGDHENLLKSLDVAAIVDKPFTSEDLYQGVSAATVHFQKRQKSRLSS